A window of Nitrospirota bacterium contains these coding sequences:
- a CDS encoding type II toxin-antitoxin system Phd/YefM family antitoxin, translating into MNLKETIKPVTYMKTNAADILSTVSKTHRPMIITHNGEGKMVIQDIESYQNMKESLDLLKIVALGRKSVERKNVKSATEAFKIIEKRKKRYA; encoded by the coding sequence ATGAATTTAAAGGAAACAATCAAACCGGTAACATACATGAAAACGAACGCGGCCGATATTTTATCTACCGTGTCCAAAACCCACCGCCCGATGATTATTACCCATAACGGCGAGGGCAAAATGGTAATTCAGGATATCGAATCATATCAAAACATGAAAGAGTCTCTAGACCTGTTAAAAATTGTCGCACTGGGGCGAAAATCGGTCGAACGCAAAAATGTCAAATCTGCCACCGAAGCATTCAAGATAATTGAAAAGAGAAAAAAACGTTATGCCTGA
- a CDS encoding type II toxin-antitoxin system RelE/ParE family toxin, whose protein sequence is MPDGQVFVTFDAMNDLDNIVEYIEIHDSSERADQIYKQIKKIVLGLKTIPRRGRIVPELKEIGIYEYREIFFKPYRILYFIIDKRVFVFAIFDGRRDLQEVLQRRLLQ, encoded by the coding sequence ATGCCTGACGGGCAGGTATTTGTCACATTTGACGCAATGAACGACCTCGATAATATCGTCGAATACATTGAAATTCACGACTCTTCAGAACGCGCGGATCAGATTTACAAACAGATTAAAAAAATCGTTCTCGGTCTGAAAACTATCCCAAGGCGGGGACGAATTGTCCCTGAACTAAAAGAGATTGGCATTTATGAATATCGGGAAATTTTCTTTAAACCCTATCGCATTCTTTACTTCATCATTGACAAAAGAGTCTTTGTCTTTGCGATTTTTGATGGACGACGCGATTTGCAGGAAGTTCTTCAACGGAGGTTACTTCAGTAA